The following coding sequences are from one Salvia hispanica cultivar TCC Black 2014 chromosome 3, UniMelb_Shisp_WGS_1.0, whole genome shotgun sequence window:
- the LOC125213245 gene encoding UDP-glycosyltransferase 88B1-like: MRRKHQEIEMTSPTIVLYPSPGMGHLVAMVELGKFILHHHPSLSITVLISPPSFNTGSTMDYVHHISATVPSISFHHLPTISLDLLSFPSMEAVIFELLHRSTPHVRSALDSLSRATPISAFIIDFFCTSSLPIAAEFHIPTYFFVTSGAYILAFFLYFPILHNSTTQSFKDMNQLLHAPGVPPIPSSDMLRPMLDRTSSEYQNFLDFSIEIPNSAGLIVNTFESLEPKPLQAIREGMCNPGGNTPPVFCVGPLLNTENQREEYNEVECMKWLDKQPSKSVVYICFGSLGLLSAAQLRELAVGLERSGKRFLWVVRSPPTEDKSKRYLKPPEPDLEELLPEGFVERTGDRGMVVKSWAPQVAVLGHAAVGGFVTHCGWNSILEAVCAGVPMAAWPMYAEQHFNRVVLVEDMKVAVRVVEDEEGFVSAEEVERRVVELMEGAEEVRREVEKKSVEAREAMAKGGSSVAALGKMVDLWTSALSS, translated from the coding sequence ATGAGAAGgaaacatcaagaaattgaGATGACAAGTCCAACAATAGTCCTCTACCCATCTCCAGGAATGGGCCACCTCGTAGCCATGGTGGAGCTCGGCAAATTcatcctccaccaccacccctCCCTCTCCATCACCGTCCTCATCTCCCCTCCCTCCTTCAACACCGGCTCCACCATGGACTACGTCCACCACATCTCCGCCACCGTCCCCTCCATCTCCTTCCACCACCTCCCCACCATCTCCCTCGACCTCCTCTCCTTCCCCTCCATGGAGGCCGTCATCTTCGAGCTCCTCCACCGCAGCACCCCACACGTCCGCTCCGCCCTCGACTCCCTCTCCCGCGCCACCCCAATCTCCGCCTTCATCATCGACTTCTTCTGCACCAGCTCCCTCCCCATCGCCGCCGAGTTCCATATCCCCACCTACTTCTTTGTCACCTCCGGCGCCTACATCCTCGCCTTCTTCCTCTACTTCCCCATTCTCCACAACTCCACCACCCAAAGCTTCAAAGACATGAACCAGCTTCTGCATGCCCCCGGCGTCCCTCCCATCCCTTCATCGGATATGTTAAGGCCGATGCTCGACCGGACATCGTCAGAGTATCAAAACTTCCTTGATTTCTCCATTGAAATACCCAACTCGGCTGGTTTGATCGTCAATACATTTGAAAGCTTAGAACCTAAGCCTCTTCAAGCGATCCGGGAAGGGATGTGCAACCCTGGCGGGAACACACCGCCAGTGTTCTGCGTGGGACCGCTCTTGAACACTGAGAACCAGCGAGAAGAGTATAATGAGGTCGAGTGTATGAAATGGCTGGATAAGCAGCCTAGTAAGAGCGTCGTATACATATGTTTTGGCAGTTTAGGATTGTTATCCGCGGCTCAGCTGAGGGAGCTGGCGGTGGGGCTGGAGAGGAGCGGGAAGAGGTTTTTGTGGGTGGTGAGGTCGCCGCCGACGGAGGATAAGAGCAAGCGGTATCTGAAGCCGCCGGAGCCGGATTTGGAGGAGCTGCTGCCGGAGGGGTTCGTGGAGCGGACGGGGGATAGGGGGATGGTGGTGAAGTCGTGGGCCCCGCAGGTGGCGGTGCTGGGGCACGCGGCGGTGGGGGGATTCGTGACGCACTGCGGGTGGAACTCGATACTGGAGGCGGTGTGCGCGGGGGTGCCGATGGCGGCGTGGCCGATGTACGCGGAGCAGCACTTCAATAGGGTGGTGTTGGTGGAGGACATGAAGGTGGCTGTGAGGGTGGTGGAGGATGAGGAGGGGTTCGTGTCTGCGGAGGAGGTGGAGAGGCGGGTGGTGGAGCTGATGGAGGGGGCGGAGGAGGTGAGGAGGGAGGTGGAGAAGAAGAGTGTGGAGGCGAGGGAAGCCATGGCCAAAGGGGGATCTTCGGTTGCGGCGCTCGGGAAGATGGTGGATTTGTGGACCTCTGCTTTGTCTTCTTAG
- the LOC125211758 gene encoding UDP-glycosyltransferase 88B1-like: MRRRHQEIKMTVILYPSPGMGHLVAMVELGKFILHHHPSLSITVLISPPSFNTGSTMDYVHHISATVPSISFHHLPTVSLDLLSFPSMEAVIFELIRLSNPHVRSALASLPASAFIIDFFCTISLPIAAEFHIPTYFFVTSGACIVAFFTYLPVIHNSTTESFKDMNRLLHIPGLPPIPSSDMMRPMLDRTWSEYQNFLNFSNEIPNSAGLIVNTFESLEPKPLQAIREGKCNPGGTTPPVFCVGPLLNTENQREEYNEVECMRWLDKQPSKSVVYICFGSLGLLSAAQLRELAVGLERCGKRFLWVVRSPPTEDKSRRFLKPPEPDLEELLPEGFVERTGDRGMVVKSWAPQVAVLGHAAVGGFVTHCGWNSILEAVCAGVPMAAWPMYAEQHFNRVVLVEDMKVAVRVVEDEEGFVSAEEVERRVVELMEGAEEVRREVEKKSVEAREAMAKGGSSIAALGKMVDLLTSA; encoded by the coding sequence ATGAGAAGGAGACATCAAGAAATTAAGATGACAGTAATCCTCTACCCATCCCCAGGAATGGGCCACCTCGTAGCCATGGTGGAGCTCGGCAAATTcatcctccaccaccacccctCCCTCTCCATCACCGTCCTCATCTCCCCTCCCTCCTTCAACACCGGCTCCACCATGGACTACGTCCACCACATCTCCGCCACCGTCCCCTCCATCTCCTTCCACCACCTTCCCACCGTCTCCCTCGACCTCCTCTCCTTCCCTTCCATGGAGGCCGTCATCTTCGAGCTCATCCGCCTCAGCAACCCCCACGTCCGCTCCGCCCTCGCCTCCCTCCCCGCCTCCGCCTTCATCATCGACTTCTTCTGCACCATCTCCCTCCCCATCGCCGCAGAATTCCATATCCCCACCTATTTCTTCGTCACCTCCGGTGCCTGCATCGTCGCCTTCTTTACATACCTCCCCGTCATCCATAACTCCACCACTGAAAGCTTCAAAGACATGAACCGGCTTCTGCATATCCCCGGCCTCCCTCCCATCCCGTCTTCAGACATGATGAGGCCCATGCTCGACCGGACATGGTCGGAGTATCAAAACTTCCTTAATTTCTCTAATGAGATACCAAACTCGGCTGGTTTGATCGTCAATACATTTGAAAGCTTAGAACCTAAGCCTCTTCAAGCAATCCGGGAAGGGAAATGCAACCCTGGCGGAACCACTCCTCCGGTTTTCTGCGTGGGACCACTCTTGAACACTGAGAACCAGCGCGAAGAGTACAATGAGGTCGAGTGTATGAGATGGCTGGACAAGCAGCCTAGTAAGAGTGTAGTTTATATATGTTTTGGGAGTTTAGGATTGTTATCAGCGGCTCAGTTGAGGGAGCTTGCGGTGGGGCTGGAGAGGTGCGGGAAGAGGTTTTTATGGGTGGTGAGATCGCCGCCGACGGAGGATAAGAGCAGGCGGTTTCTGAAGCCACCGGAGCCGGATTTGGAGGAGCTGCTGCCGGAGGGGTTCGTGGAGCGGACGGGGGATAGGGGGATGGTGGTGAAGTCGTGGGCCCCGCAGGTGGCGGTGCTGGGGCACGCGGCGGTGGGGGGATTCGTGACGCACTGCGGGTGGAACTCGATACTGGAGGCGGTGTGCGCGGGGGTGCCGATGGCGGCGTGGCCGATGTACGCGGAGCAGCACTTCAATAGGGTGGTGTTGGTGGAGGACATGAAGGTGGCTGTGAGGGTGGTGGAGGACGAGGAGGGGTTCGTGTCTGCGGAGGAGGTGGAGAGGCGGGTGGTGGAGCTGATGGAGGGGGCGGAGGAGGTGAGGAGGGAGGTGGAGAAGAAGAGCGTGGAGGCGAGGGAAGCCATGGCCAAAGGGGGATCTTCGATTGCGGCGCTCGGGAAGATGGTGGATTTGTTGACCTCTGCTTAG